The Leptospiraceae bacterium genome includes the window TTCTAATACAAAAAAAACATTGATTCTATTTCCTGAATGGGGAGATTTTTTATTAAAATTAAGAGCTGAAAAAATTTCTTTTGAATCGGTAAGTTTTTCTAAGCATCAATTTGAATATATCAAAAAAGAAATTACCGACAATGTACAATTTTCAGAGGATCTTGTGTCTATTGATTTCTCTGAATTCGATTCCATCGTATTTCAGTGCAATGCAAATTTAATTCCAAATTGGAAAATAGAGCTCCTATTAAAAACAATTCTTGAAAAATCTAAGAAAAATACAAAAGTATTTTTACGATTTTCCGAAAAAGAAATTTCTTGCAATTCTCCGTTTCAACCATCTCATCCTACAAAAATTGTATTTTCAGAAGTCAGACCTTATTTAAAAAATCTTGGCTACAAAGAAATTGTCGAATATGAAAAAAAAGAAGATGGGTTTTATCTATTTTCTTTTTACACTGATTAAAAAGTGAGAGTATTTCAACACGTCGATGAATTGAATCCTGCGGATGGAATAGGGAATGATGTTCGCGGTATTCACAATTTACTAACTTCTATTGGAGTGCAGTCTTTTATTGTATGTCAAAAAAACAATTCTGAATTAAAAAAAAATGTTTTGGTTACTACAGAAAATTTTGATTATCAAAAAAAGGATTTGCATATTTTGCATTACGGAGGTGAAGGATACCCTCTAAATTATTTTCTCGATATAAAAGGATGGAAATCGCTTCGGTTTCATAATATAACTCCATCGTATTTTTTTTCAAACTTAGATGTTTACGAATCTTTACAAACAAGTGAGTTAAAATCCATATTCGAACTTAGCTCAATGAAAAATAAAATTGAATTCACTCTGTGTGATTCCAAATGCAATAAAATTTTTTTAGAAACGTTGAGATTTTCCAATTTAAGAGTTGTCCCTATTTTAAAGAATTACGACCAAGCAGCTTCCACAAAAGAAAGTTTAGGTTTTACGATAGGATTTACAGGGAGGTTTGCTCCAAATAAAAAAATTGAAGACTTATTTTTATTATTGTATTTTTTAAAAAAAATCAATCCAAGCTATTCATTAAAATTAATAGGCAAGACTATCTCAGCATTTTCTGATTATAATTTCTATTTAAAGCATCTTGCTACAGAATTTCAGTTAGAGGATAGTATTTTTTATTCTGAAAATTTAAGTGATGAGAGAATGAATTCAGAGTTTTCTAAGTTTGATTTTTATATTTCCATGAGCGAGCACGAAGGTTTTGGAATTCCTTTGTTGGAAGCATTTTCTTTGGGTATTCCTGTAATTGCTTTTGATACAAAGTTAAGCGCAGTTGCCGAAACAATGAATGGAGGAGGGATTTTATTTCAAAAAAAAAGTTTTGCATTAATAGCAGAATTTATTGAATTGATTCGCACTCAAAATGACTTACGAGATAAAATTATTACTTCACAAAATCAGGCATTAAAATATTACAATAATTTTCCGTATGAAAAATATTTCAGAGAAATTGTAAAGAATTATGAGAATTAAAAATATTCACCAATTTTCTGCGGGATTCAACCCCGGCGATGCGATCAGTAACGAAATGCTTGCAATTCAAAAATATTTTTCTACGCTTGGAATCGGAGGAAATTTATATTCTGAAAATATCGGCAAAGATAAGAAATTTTGTAAAAAGTTTAAAACTTATTCTGAAAAGAAAAGTGACCTCATCATCTATCATCACTCCATTCATTCTAATGTGTTGGACTTTGTTTTGAAAGCCAATGCGCCAAAAATTTTGATCTATCACAACGTGACTCCTTATCAATTTTTTCAATCGTACGATTTGAAGCTTACTCATTATTTGAAAAAAGGAAGAGAGGAGTTATCTGAGATTCGAGAAAAATTTTTGATTCATTTCAGTGATTCAAAATACAATTGTGATGAATTGTCTTCTTTGGGATTTGAGAATGTGATAGAACTTCCGATTGTGATTGATTTTTCAAAATTTTCTGCCAAAGTAGTATCAAAAAAAACATCAGAAAAGAAAAAAATAATTTTTGTAGGAAGGCTTGCTCCAAATAAAAAGCAAGATGATCTTATTCGATTTGCA containing:
- a CDS encoding glycosyltransferase, producing the protein MRVFQHVDELNPADGIGNDVRGIHNLLTSIGVQSFIVCQKNNSELKKNVLVTTENFDYQKKDLHILHYGGEGYPLNYFLDIKGWKSLRFHNITPSYFFSNLDVYESLQTSELKSIFELSSMKNKIEFTLCDSKCNKIFLETLRFSNLRVVPILKNYDQAASTKESLGFTIGFTGRFAPNKKIEDLFLLLYFLKKINPSYSLKLIGKTISAFSDYNFYLKHLATEFQLEDSIFYSENLSDERMNSEFSKFDFYISMSEHEGFGIPLLEAFSLGIPVIAFDTKLSAVAETMNGGGILFQKKSFALIAEFIELIRTQNDLRDKIITSQNQALKYYNNFPYEKYFREIVKNYEN
- a CDS encoding glycosyltransferase family 4 protein, which produces MKNIHQFSAGFNPGDAISNEMLAIQKYFSTLGIGGNLYSENIGKDKKFCKKFKTYSEKKSDLIIYHHSIHSNVLDFVLKANAPKILIYHNVTPYQFFQSYDLKLTHYLKKGREELSEIREKFLIHFSDSKYNCDELSSLGFENVIELPIVIDFSKFSAKVVSKKTSEKKKIIFVGRLAPNKKQDDLIRFAKIYKDSFNRDFQLWILGNSSHELKSYKEELELMIRFYDLKENVFLSNFISDEKLIEHYSTADLFLSLSEHEGFCVPLIESMFFSVPILAYSSSAVPDTLGDSGILFNKKDFLKVSVLADRLLFDRKLKEQVIEKERERLKYFQMIRPEKILQEEIRKYFEL